Proteins co-encoded in one Flavobacteriaceae bacterium MAR_2009_75 genomic window:
- a CDS encoding formylglycine-generating enzyme required for sulfatase activity produces MLYHRQLIGLLMICFLLSGSGQYSGLVDSEFLPYSELIPDSDIKIKMVPIQGGSFLMGSPDSEKGRNSDEGPQQNVEVNSFWMGAYEITWEQYSQFLDEEVQNTPSRTITLNDGSKMKVDGVATATPMYIDMSFGMGKEGFPAINMTQYAAAMYAKWLFAKTGNFYRLPTEAEWEYACRSGSKTAYYFGSEKSQLNQYAWYDSNSGEKYHKVGSKLPNAYGLFDMHGNVAEWTMDEYKSDYFTSLKGSSAKNPLFKPTKLYPRSVRGGSWADSAEDLRSANRHGSSKKWKQRDPQMPKSIWWLTDAPFVGFRLVRPKETPSKKEIEKYWLSVMDDF; encoded by the coding sequence ATGCTATATCATAGACAACTTATCGGTTTATTGATGATATGTTTTTTACTTAGCGGCTCTGGCCAATACTCGGGCCTTGTAGATTCTGAATTTCTGCCCTATTCAGAACTAATTCCCGATTCAGACATTAAAATAAAAATGGTTCCCATACAGGGAGGCTCCTTTCTTATGGGAAGCCCAGACTCAGAAAAAGGCAGAAATAGCGATGAAGGTCCACAACAGAATGTAGAGGTCAATTCTTTTTGGATGGGTGCCTATGAAATTACTTGGGAACAATACAGTCAATTTCTTGATGAAGAGGTTCAAAATACGCCAAGTAGAACAATTACCCTAAATGACGGTTCTAAGATGAAAGTAGACGGTGTAGCTACCGCAACCCCTATGTATATCGATATGAGCTTTGGCATGGGTAAAGAAGGTTTCCCGGCCATCAATATGACACAATATGCTGCCGCCATGTATGCCAAATGGCTATTTGCCAAGACAGGAAATTTCTATAGACTACCAACAGAAGCAGAATGGGAATATGCCTGCCGCTCAGGTTCTAAAACCGCATATTATTTCGGTAGTGAAAAAAGTCAATTGAACCAATATGCCTGGTATGATTCTAATAGTGGTGAAAAGTACCATAAAGTCGGCAGCAAATTGCCGAATGCCTATGGTCTATTCGATATGCACGGCAATGTGGCCGAATGGACCATGGATGAATACAAATCCGATTATTTTACCAGTTTGAAGGGCAGTTCCGCAAAAAATCCGTTATTCAAACCTACCAAACTCTATCCCCGCTCGGTACGCGGAGGCTCTTGGGCTGATTCTGCCGAAGACCTACGGTCTGCAAATCGGCATGGTTCTTCAAAAAAATGGAAGCAACGTGACCCGCAAATGCCTAAAAGCATATGGTGGTTGACCGACGCCCCTTTTGTCGGCTTCCGTTTAGTGAGACCTAAAGAAACACCATCAAAAAAGGAAATTGAAAAATACTGGCTTTCGGTAATGGACGATTTTTAA
- a CDS encoding microcystin degradation protein MlrC: MKKFITYITLCLGLFTNTIVCSAQANNLPRIAIAGIATESSAFSPALTSRDEFRIRTGEAVLDTYPFMVPDSMVRERATWLPSLVAATSPGGAVTREAYESLVAETLDSLKKNGPYDGLYFDIHGAMSVVGLDDPEGDLLARIREVIGTETLVSTSMDLHGNVSWRLAKNTDLITCFRMAPHEDRYETKKRAIVNLLDRLENGKGKPLYKAWVPVPILLPGEKTSTRVEPAKSLYAKIPAIEQQQGVIDAAIWIGYAWADEPRNHAVVMVTGDDRAQVSVSAEKLATDFWNVRSQFDFVAPVDSLTGSLNKALASKKHPFFISDSGDNPTAGGAGDVTWTLTKILERPEFKSKNGPSLIYASIPGPDLFKKAAAANVGDQIEGHVGAKLDARFAPPLKLNGTIESIGEKAVVIRVGSVRVIVSSDRNRKTNFSDLNLKPLKTDIIVVKMGYLVPDLYNMRKDWIMALTPGGVDQDLMSLDYFRINRPMFPFDNHQTQPNLEARLIPASDEFVPAPYGQ, encoded by the coding sequence ATGAAAAAATTCATAACATACATCACCTTATGCTTAGGTCTGTTCACCAATACTATAGTTTGCTCTGCACAAGCGAATAATCTCCCTCGAATCGCTATTGCCGGTATCGCTACCGAATCAAGTGCTTTTTCGCCCGCTTTAACCTCACGAGATGAATTCAGAATACGTACCGGTGAAGCTGTTTTAGACACCTATCCGTTTATGGTCCCAGATTCTATGGTGAGAGAGCGTGCTACCTGGTTGCCATCGCTGGTTGCTGCCACTTCACCAGGTGGCGCAGTAACTAGGGAAGCCTATGAATCACTTGTAGCTGAAACGCTGGATTCACTTAAAAAGAACGGACCTTATGACGGTCTCTACTTCGATATACATGGCGCCATGAGTGTCGTTGGTTTAGATGACCCAGAGGGTGACCTTCTAGCAAGAATTCGCGAAGTTATAGGTACAGAAACTTTAGTGTCGACTTCTATGGATCTACACGGCAATGTTTCTTGGCGACTTGCGAAAAATACCGATTTGATTACTTGTTTTCGAATGGCCCCTCATGAAGATCGCTACGAAACCAAAAAGAGAGCTATTGTAAATCTTTTGGATAGATTGGAAAACGGGAAAGGAAAACCACTTTACAAAGCTTGGGTACCGGTTCCTATTTTACTGCCTGGGGAAAAAACGAGTACCAGGGTAGAGCCTGCCAAAAGCCTTTATGCCAAAATACCTGCGATAGAACAACAACAAGGAGTTATCGATGCTGCCATCTGGATAGGTTATGCCTGGGCCGATGAACCCAGAAACCATGCTGTCGTGATGGTTACAGGTGACGACAGAGCACAGGTGAGCGTATCAGCCGAAAAATTGGCAACCGATTTTTGGAATGTAAGGTCACAATTTGATTTCGTTGCCCCCGTAGATTCACTTACTGGCAGCTTGAACAAGGCTTTGGCCAGTAAAAAACACCCTTTCTTTATAAGTGACTCGGGCGACAACCCTACCGCCGGTGGTGCAGGTGATGTTACATGGACCTTAACAAAAATATTGGAGCGCCCAGAATTCAAATCCAAAAACGGTCCATCACTTATATATGCTTCCATACCGGGGCCAGACCTGTTCAAAAAGGCCGCGGCCGCAAATGTCGGTGATCAAATAGAAGGTCATGTTGGTGCAAAATTAGATGCTCGCTTCGCTCCTCCCCTAAAACTTAACGGTACCATCGAAAGTATTGGCGAGAAGGCCGTGGTTATTAGAGTCGGTAGCGTACGAGTAATAGTTTCTAGCGATAGAAATCGAAAAACAAATTTTTCAGACCTAAATCTTAAGCCTCTAAAAACTGACATTATCGTAGTTAAAATGGGCTATTTAGTACCAGACCTTTACAATATGCGTAAAGATTGGATCATGGCCCTAACACCAGGTGGTGTCGACCAAGATTTAATGAGTTTAGATTATTTTAGAATAAATAGACCTATGTTTCCTTTTGATAATCACCAAACCCAACCCAACCTAGAGGCGAGACTTATACCTGCTTCCGATGAATTTGTTCCTGCACCTTATGGGCAATAA
- a CDS encoding nucleoside transporter codes for MKNSLRIKLSALMLLEYFIWGAWYVTMGTYLLSSLEVGATQVGATYANLSIAAILSPFFIGLIADRFFSAKNVLALLHLLGGISLYLISFTADFQSFWWLILLYTLLYMPTISLVNSISFSQLKDPDKEFPLIRVFGTLGWIAAGLLVGFMELETSHLTFQIAATCSILLAVLCLFLPNTKSTGEQKSLSSILGLDALVLFKDRSFVIFFVSSIVICIPLAFYYSFANPFLNDIGFENAAGKMTLGQLSEFLFLLLMPFAFRKFGLKKVMIAGMMAWAVRYLLFAFSEDLNDQWMLYTAIILHGICYDFFFVSGQIYIDKKADKSFRNAAQGLITFATYGLGMLIGSYTSGWVTQSFAADINSSTSYQWQSVWLVPAAIALITGVLFMILFKVKNEKIN; via the coding sequence ATGAAGAATTCCCTTCGAATAAAATTATCCGCTTTAATGCTATTGGAGTATTTTATTTGGGGGGCGTGGTATGTAACCATGGGCACCTATTTATTAAGTTCTTTAGAGGTTGGCGCTACCCAGGTCGGTGCGACTTACGCCAACTTATCGATTGCCGCCATTCTATCCCCTTTTTTTATCGGGCTTATTGCCGATCGGTTTTTCTCAGCAAAAAACGTTTTGGCCTTGCTTCATTTATTGGGGGGCATCTCACTCTATTTAATAAGCTTTACAGCTGATTTTCAATCATTTTGGTGGCTGATACTATTATATACGCTTTTATATATGCCGACAATATCACTTGTAAATTCCATATCATTTTCTCAACTGAAAGATCCTGATAAAGAATTTCCGCTCATTAGGGTATTCGGAACTTTAGGCTGGATCGCCGCAGGGCTATTGGTCGGTTTCATGGAGTTGGAAACTTCTCATTTAACTTTTCAAATAGCAGCGACATGCTCTATTTTATTGGCAGTGCTCTGCCTCTTTTTACCCAATACGAAGTCCACCGGTGAACAGAAGAGCCTATCTTCAATCTTAGGCTTAGATGCGCTCGTACTATTTAAAGATCGTTCGTTTGTAATATTCTTTGTAAGTTCGATTGTTATATGCATTCCGCTCGCCTTTTACTATAGTTTCGCCAATCCCTTTCTTAACGATATAGGTTTTGAGAACGCCGCCGGAAAAATGACCTTGGGGCAACTCTCTGAATTCTTGTTCTTACTTTTAATGCCATTTGCGTTTCGAAAGTTTGGACTCAAAAAAGTTATGATTGCCGGAATGATGGCTTGGGCGGTTCGATATTTGCTCTTTGCTTTCTCCGAAGACCTCAACGACCAATGGATGCTGTATACCGCCATTATTTTGCACGGTATTTGTTATGACTTCTTTTTTGTATCCGGTCAAATATATATTGATAAGAAAGCTGATAAATCTTTCCGGAATGCCGCACAAGGTTTGATTACATTCGCTACTTACGGATTAGGAATGCTGATCGGGTCTTATACTTCTGGCTGGGTCACGCAATCGTTTGCTGCCGATATAAATTCATCAACAAGCTACCAATGGCAATCAGTGTGGTTGGTACCGGCGGCCATAGCATTGATCACAGGGGTTTTGTTTATGATCCTGTTCAAGGTAAAAAATGAAAAAATCAATTAA
- a CDS encoding putative dehydrogenase yields the protein MTDSKKPIRVLVVGCGNMGASHAIAYHNLKEFSICGLVSTGKSKEILNEKLNNEYPLFNNYEEALAITEPDAVCISTYPDTHEEFAIMALNKGCNVFMEKPLADTVQGAERIAKKAIETGKKVVVGYILRHHPSWQKFVELSQNLGKPLVMRMNLNQQSKGEMWNVHRNLMKSLSPIVDCGVHYIDVMCQMTKSKPVQVNAIGARMTEDIPEWNYNYGQLQIRFEDGSVGWYEAGWGPMVSETAFFIKDVFGPQGSVSIVAKNASSSGKSDSVEAHTNTEAILYHHAALDDKNRFIKEDSTINLEDEPDHQELCTREQQYFHKAISENIDLTNHLEDAVNSLRIAFACDQSIRTQKSVNL from the coding sequence ATGACAGATTCTAAAAAACCTATTCGGGTCTTGGTAGTCGGCTGTGGCAATATGGGCGCATCCCATGCAATAGCTTACCACAACTTGAAAGAATTCTCTATTTGTGGCTTGGTTTCGACCGGTAAGAGCAAAGAAATATTGAATGAAAAACTAAACAACGAATACCCGTTGTTCAACAATTACGAAGAAGCATTGGCGATAACCGAACCCGATGCAGTTTGTATATCCACCTACCCTGACACGCACGAAGAGTTTGCTATTATGGCCTTAAATAAAGGTTGTAATGTCTTTATGGAAAAACCGCTGGCAGATACGGTTCAAGGCGCAGAACGCATTGCTAAAAAAGCAATTGAAACCGGTAAAAAGGTGGTTGTCGGTTATATATTAAGACACCACCCTTCGTGGCAAAAATTTGTAGAGCTAAGCCAAAATCTAGGTAAGCCGCTCGTAATGCGCATGAACTTAAATCAACAAAGTAAGGGGGAAATGTGGAATGTTCACCGAAACTTGATGAAGAGCTTGAGCCCCATTGTTGACTGTGGTGTACATTACATCGATGTCATGTGCCAAATGACAAAATCTAAACCTGTTCAAGTAAATGCGATCGGAGCAAGAATGACAGAAGACATTCCCGAGTGGAACTATAATTACGGGCAATTGCAAATACGTTTTGAAGACGGGTCAGTAGGCTGGTATGAGGCCGGTTGGGGGCCCATGGTAAGTGAGACCGCATTCTTTATCAAAGATGTCTTTGGTCCTCAAGGCTCGGTATCCATAGTGGCTAAAAATGCATCTTCATCGGGAAAATCAGATTCGGTCGAGGCGCATACCAATACCGAAGCCATCTTATATCACCATGCCGCACTAGATGATAAAAATCGTTTTATTAAAGAAGATTCGACTATAAACCTAGAAGATGAACCCGACCATCAGGAGCTCTGCACAAGAGAACAGCAGTATTTTCATAAGGCAATTTCTGAAAATATCGACTTAACGAACCATCTAGAAGATGCAGTTAATAGCTTACGTATTGCGTTTGCTTGCGATCAATCGATTCGAACGCAAAAATCAGTGAATTTGTAG
- a CDS encoding acetylornithine deacetylase/succinyl-diaminopimelate desuccinylase-like protein: MQNVQKYLAQNKDRFLEELIELLKIPSISADSAFSQDVIDTSEAVKAALEKAGCDLVEICETDGYPIVYGEKIINPNLPTVLVYGHYDVQPPDPVDLWNSPPFEPVIKETPIHPEGAIFARGACDDKGQMYMHVKALEFMVKTDQLPCNVKFMIEGEEEVGSNNLGVFVAANKEKLANDVILISDTGMIANDAPSITTGLRGLSYVEVEVTGPNRDLHSGLYGGAVANPINILAKMIASLHDENNHITIPGFYDKVDELSEQERAEMAKAPFSLEKYKNSLQINAVHGEEGYSTNERNSIRPTLDVNGIWGGYIGEGAKTVIASKACAKISMRLVPHQDWQEITELFKTHFEKIAPESVTVKVKPHHGGQGYVTPIDNTAYQAAAKAYETTFGKTPVPQRSGGSIPIVSLFEKELKSKTILMGFGLDSDAIHSPNEHFGVCNYLKGIETIPYFYKYFTEMNS, from the coding sequence ATGCAAAATGTACAGAAATACCTTGCCCAAAACAAGGATCGATTTTTAGAAGAACTTATCGAATTACTTAAAATTCCGTCAATTAGTGCCGACTCTGCCTTCTCGCAAGATGTTATAGATACTTCGGAAGCAGTAAAGGCTGCTCTAGAAAAAGCAGGTTGTGATCTGGTCGAAATTTGTGAGACCGATGGCTACCCCATCGTTTATGGGGAAAAAATCATTAATCCTAATTTACCGACCGTTCTGGTTTACGGGCATTATGATGTTCAACCGCCCGATCCGGTCGATTTATGGAACTCTCCCCCATTCGAACCTGTAATCAAAGAAACCCCCATACACCCTGAGGGTGCCATTTTTGCCAGAGGGGCCTGTGATGACAAAGGGCAAATGTATATGCACGTGAAGGCCTTGGAGTTTATGGTGAAGACCGACCAACTGCCGTGCAACGTTAAATTCATGATCGAAGGCGAAGAAGAGGTCGGCAGCAATAATCTGGGGGTTTTCGTTGCGGCCAACAAAGAAAAATTGGCCAACGACGTGATCTTAATCTCAGATACGGGAATGATCGCCAACGATGCACCTTCGATTACTACCGGACTAAGGGGGCTAAGCTATGTAGAGGTTGAAGTAACCGGACCCAATAGAGATTTGCACTCGGGACTTTACGGAGGGGCCGTAGCCAACCCCATTAACATTTTGGCCAAGATGATCGCTTCCCTACACGATGAGAACAACCATATCACCATTCCGGGGTTTTACGATAAGGTAGATGAACTTTCTGAGCAAGAGCGTGCCGAAATGGCCAAAGCTCCTTTCAGTCTAGAAAAATATAAAAATTCATTACAAATAAATGCCGTACATGGTGAAGAGGGGTATTCGACCAACGAAAGAAACTCGATTCGCCCAACGTTAGATGTAAATGGTATTTGGGGCGGTTACATCGGTGAAGGAGCCAAAACGGTAATTGCCAGCAAGGCCTGCGCAAAAATATCTATGCGACTGGTTCCCCATCAAGATTGGCAAGAAATTACAGAACTCTTCAAGACCCATTTTGAAAAAATAGCCCCAGAGAGTGTAACTGTAAAAGTTAAGCCTCACCATGGAGGACAGGGATACGTAACCCCAATTGATAACACGGCGTATCAAGCAGCGGCCAAAGCCTATGAAACCACTTTCGGAAAAACTCCGGTACCGCAGCGAAGTGGTGGCAGCATCCCCATTGTTTCGCTGTTTGAAAAAGAGTTAAAAAGTAAAACCATTCTTATGGGGTTTGGGTTGGATAGTGACGCCATACACTCCCCTAACGAACATTTTGGGGTCTGCAACTATCTCAAAGGTATTGAGACCATACCCTATTTCTATAAGTATTTTACGGAGATGAATTCCTGA
- a CDS encoding phosphonoacetate hydrolase — protein sequence MGLLDELKERSGSVCELCASDLSLEIYEVPPVSTGGLDGSILVCATCKNQIENADTMNTNHWRCLNDSMWSEHEAVKVVAWRMLSRLKNEGWPKDLLDMMYLEDEVLNWAKATGEGLSDSEKIIHRDANGVILENGDNVVLIKDLKVKGSSMVAKQGTAVRRISLDRENAEYIEGKVDGQQIVIITKFVKKT from the coding sequence ATGGGTCTCTTAGATGAATTGAAAGAAAGAAGCGGTTCGGTTTGTGAATTATGTGCGAGTGATTTGTCGTTAGAAATATATGAAGTACCGCCAGTCTCGACTGGAGGACTTGATGGCAGCATATTGGTCTGTGCGACCTGCAAGAACCAAATTGAAAATGCCGATACGATGAATACCAATCATTGGCGATGTCTGAACGATAGTATGTGGAGCGAACATGAAGCGGTAAAGGTGGTAGCGTGGCGCATGCTTTCACGACTTAAAAATGAAGGCTGGCCAAAAGATTTGTTGGATATGATGTATTTGGAGGATGAGGTGCTGAATTGGGCCAAAGCCACCGGTGAGGGACTTTCAGATAGCGAAAAAATTATTCACCGAGATGCTAACGGAGTAATTCTTGAAAACGGAGATAACGTTGTGCTCATAAAGGACTTGAAGGTAAAGGGCTCAAGTATGGTGGCCAAACAGGGGACGGCCGTACGACGAATTTCCTTAGATCGCGAGAATGCCGAGTACATTGAGGGTAAAGTAGACGGCCAGCAAATCGTGATTATTACCAAGTTTGTAAAGAAGACATAA
- a CDS encoding putative transcriptional regulator, with the protein MQLSKTEEELMNILWKQKKAFMKDLLEAYPEPKPATTTIATLLKRMQDKGFVAYNLEGRSRKYHPLVKKKDYFSKHVNGLIRNFFNDSPGQFASFFTETTDLSKEELEDLRKLIDNEIKKR; encoded by the coding sequence ATGCAATTGTCTAAAACGGAAGAAGAGTTAATGAATATATTGTGGAAGCAAAAAAAGGCTTTTATGAAAGACCTTTTAGAGGCTTACCCCGAGCCTAAACCTGCCACGACAACTATTGCCACCCTGCTCAAGCGGATGCAAGATAAAGGTTTCGTAGCCTACAATTTAGAAGGGCGCTCTAGAAAATATCACCCCTTAGTCAAGAAAAAGGACTACTTCTCGAAACATGTAAACGGACTTATTCGCAACTTTTTTAATGATAGTCCGGGTCAATTTGCTTCCTTCTTCACGGAAACCACCGATTTAAGCAAAGAAGAATTGGAAGATTTACGTAAACTGATAGACAACGAAATCAAAAAGCGCTGA
- a CDS encoding BlaR1 peptidase M56, which yields MLLYLLKSAACLAAFMALYKLLLEREPMHQIKRFYLLAAIVLSFAIPQIIFVEYVEMPANSVGSDYLVEAMEIGPTIEHAEEKPWDWWQLVLPIYLLGFVFFTIRFVVHLSSLVKNIRNNPKVKTRSWVNVLLEDFTPPYTFLHYIFLNKKRFENKAIPEEVLLHEAAHVNQKHSLDVLFIEVLQIIFWFNPLIFILKNWIKLNHEFLADQAVLKQGTPTQEYQHTLLKFASSATRNYQLNRVYSSIGAEGIQSIKKRFIIMKKRKSTTSVVLRSFAAAPLLAALVVGFSKQVTVVQPPPPPSIELQTGATLTEIQIFNDLASAYNAIPLRERKIPLNDLRTLEIIYKNMSASQKEKAQPFPECYKGNNQQQQTVDLIEISVNKKGKLLVGDQLLELEDLKSHLNQMNTADSFEEREKSLRIVITADKKAPKKVLEQIDAIISNFGAATVNIMQHRAYAQESGITKNELKEYNSLAKKYNRMLKKKGRIRILKRDVDRMEYLFNNMSEEQRANAEPFPNFPEPPAPPTPPSPPEEAIEIQQEVELAIEVNENVVEEILIKENASDTQYANYHIEKIIETQDIYDELNPTVRITNTGTKEEIHVQTSPIYLDQGETQRPPVNSATREATLKLTLFDPPYFGPETNHENTTIVFEKMVQNGSKIWYKGEIITKKEGLKLLKKHKYVKLVEHETPHDVPSMTLDELK from the coding sequence ATGTTACTCTACCTTTTAAAATCGGCAGCGTGTTTGGCCGCATTTATGGCCCTCTACAAATTGCTTTTGGAGCGGGAACCCATGCACCAAATAAAAAGGTTCTATTTATTGGCCGCAATAGTGCTATCGTTTGCCATACCGCAAATCATTTTCGTAGAATATGTAGAAATGCCGGCAAACTCCGTTGGCAGCGATTACTTAGTAGAGGCCATGGAAATTGGCCCGACCATCGAACACGCCGAAGAAAAGCCGTGGGATTGGTGGCAATTAGTACTGCCCATTTATTTATTGGGGTTTGTCTTTTTTACGATTCGTTTTGTCGTCCATCTTAGTTCACTCGTAAAAAATATTAGGAACAACCCAAAAGTAAAAACAAGGTCTTGGGTCAATGTTTTGCTGGAAGACTTTACCCCACCCTATACCTTTCTTCATTACATCTTTTTGAACAAAAAGAGATTTGAGAACAAGGCAATACCCGAAGAGGTATTGCTTCATGAAGCGGCCCACGTAAATCAAAAACATAGTTTAGATGTACTGTTCATAGAGGTTCTTCAAATTATCTTTTGGTTCAACCCGTTAATTTTCATCCTCAAAAATTGGATCAAACTGAATCACGAATTTTTAGCGGACCAAGCTGTTCTAAAGCAAGGAACGCCAACACAAGAATATCAACACACCCTTTTAAAGTTTGCCTCATCAGCAACTCGTAATTATCAGTTAAACAGAGTTTATTCATCAATCGGTGCAGAGGGCATCCAAAGCATCAAAAAACGATTCATCATCATGAAAAAAAGAAAATCGACCACTTCGGTGGTACTTAGAAGTTTCGCGGCCGCACCGTTACTGGCGGCGCTTGTAGTAGGTTTTAGCAAGCAAGTAACTGTAGTTCAACCCCCACCACCACCCTCCATAGAATTACAAACAGGAGCAACCTTAACAGAAATTCAAATTTTTAACGATTTGGCCTCTGCGTATAACGCTATACCTCTTCGTGAACGTAAAATACCATTAAACGACTTACGTACACTTGAAATCATTTACAAAAATATGTCTGCAAGCCAAAAGGAGAAAGCGCAACCCTTTCCGGAGTGTTACAAGGGAAACAATCAACAGCAACAAACCGTTGACCTTATTGAAATTTCCGTCAATAAAAAAGGAAAGTTGTTAGTAGGCGATCAGCTGCTGGAACTAGAAGACCTAAAGAGTCATTTAAACCAAATGAACACGGCCGACAGCTTTGAAGAAAGAGAGAAAAGCTTGAGGATAGTTATTACAGCGGACAAAAAAGCACCCAAAAAAGTACTGGAACAAATCGATGCGATTATTTCAAATTTTGGAGCTGCAACGGTGAATATCATGCAACATCGAGCCTATGCCCAGGAATCAGGTATAACTAAAAACGAGCTGAAGGAATACAATTCTTTGGCAAAGAAGTACAATAGGATGTTGAAAAAAAAGGGGAGGATACGCATTCTAAAAAGGGATGTGGACCGAATGGAATATCTCTTCAACAACATGTCCGAAGAACAGCGGGCAAATGCAGAGCCTTTTCCAAATTTCCCTGAACCGCCGGCACCACCTACGCCCCCTTCGCCTCCAGAAGAAGCTATTGAGATTCAGCAAGAAGTAGAACTAGCAATAGAAGTCAATGAAAATGTGGTGGAAGAGATTCTTATAAAAGAGAATGCTTCAGACACCCAATATGCCAACTATCACATAGAAAAAATAATTGAAACACAGGATATTTACGATGAACTAAACCCGACAGTTCGCATTACCAATACCGGAACTAAGGAGGAAATTCATGTTCAAACTTCTCCTATATATCTTGACCAAGGAGAAACCCAAAGGCCTCCTGTGAATTCGGCAACCCGTGAAGCTACACTAAAGCTGACACTTTTCGACCCACCTTATTTTGGACCAGAAACAAATCATGAGAATACAACAATCGTCTTTGAAAAAATGGTTCAGAACGGCTCCAAAATATGGTACAAAGGCGAAATTATAACAAAGAAGGAAGGCTTAAAGTTATTAAAGAAACATAAGTATGTAAAGTTGGTAGAACACGAAACGCCACACGATGTCCCCTCTATGACCCTGGATGAATTGAAGTAA
- a CDS encoding inner membrane protein, producing the protein MDSLTQIVLGAAVGEAVLGKKVGNKAMLYGAIAGTIPDLDVLANYVFDTVTATEVHRGFSHSVFFSIVFAPVFGWIISKLERKREASWREWSWLMFWGLFTHPILDAFTTWGTQLFWPFDVRLAFQNIFVIDPLYTLPFLVFVVLAMFQKRTSPQRIKYNRLGLFISTFYLILTLILKGLGYNQFLKALDEQNITYYKIDTRPSPFNSILWMANIDVGDAYLIGNYSFFDTERISFKRYPKNHDYLDSLTTNSKINRLIAITEGWYTISKTEDGLFFNDLRFGLVSLDPNETQFAFSYKLEKTTEGVNVIKTPRKTEDAKRLLKALWGRIWGN; encoded by the coding sequence ATGGATTCGCTGACCCAAATCGTTCTTGGTGCCGCCGTAGGTGAAGCGGTGTTGGGCAAAAAAGTGGGTAATAAGGCTATGCTTTATGGGGCCATTGCCGGTACAATACCTGACTTAGATGTTCTGGCCAATTACGTATTCGATACGGTTACAGCTACAGAGGTGCATAGAGGTTTCAGTCATTCCGTTTTTTTTTCAATAGTTTTCGCCCCCGTTTTCGGCTGGATCATCTCAAAATTGGAGCGAAAAAGAGAGGCAAGTTGGAGAGAATGGTCTTGGCTGATGTTCTGGGGGCTGTTCACGCACCCGATTCTCGATGCTTTTACAACATGGGGAACCCAACTTTTCTGGCCTTTTGATGTTCGGTTGGCCTTTCAGAATATCTTCGTCATAGATCCGCTTTATACGTTGCCATTCCTGGTCTTTGTGGTTCTAGCGATGTTTCAAAAGAGAACATCGCCTCAACGAATAAAGTACAATAGGTTAGGATTGTTCATTAGCACGTTCTATTTGATATTGACTTTGATTTTGAAAGGTCTTGGCTATAATCAGTTTCTAAAAGCTCTTGACGAGCAAAATATAACATATTATAAAATAGATACTCGGCCGTCACCTTTTAATAGCATTTTATGGATGGCCAATATTGATGTGGGCGATGCCTATCTCATCGGTAACTATTCATTTTTTGATACGGAGCGAATATCTTTTAAGAGGTATCCTAAAAACCACGACTATTTAGATAGCCTAACCACAAACAGTAAAATCAATCGTCTTATAGCGATTACAGAAGGGTGGTATACGATATCAAAAACAGAGGACGGTCTTTTTTTTAATGATCTTCGTTTCGGACTGGTCAGTCTTGATCCCAACGAGACCCAATTTGCATTTAGCTACAAATTAGAAAAAACAACAGAAGGTGTCAATGTTATCAAAACTCCAAGAAAAACTGAAGATGCAAAACGACTATTAAAAGCACTTTGGGGTCGTATCTGGGGCAATTGA